The uncultured Methanolobus sp. sequence CCACCGATACCACGGAGTACCGCAAGGTAATCTCGTAGAAAGGCGTTGCGTTCGGGCAGAAGCAGGGCTGTGAAGTCCTGTGGACCGTGCGGAAACGAAAATCCTGGTAATAGTAACAGCATAGTTAGGTGAGAATCCTAACCGCCGAAGGGGCTAGGTTTCCTCGGCAATGATCGTCAGCCGAGGGTTAGTCGGTCCTAAGACGTACCGTAATTCGAGTACGCCAAAAGGGAAACAGGTTAATATTCCTGTACCTCATGACAATAAACTGACGTTTTTGGGCAGGCCAAGCGGCGTTGTCGCGCCGTCTAAGCAGCGAATCCTGTGGAGAGCCGTAATGGCGAGAAGCAGGCGAATCTGTAATGGCGAAAGTTGGCTGCACCCGGGAACCCGTGAAAAGGAAGTCATGGGTCCGTACCGAGAACTGACACAGGTGCCCCTAGCTGAAAAGGCTAAGGCGTGTCGGAATAATTTGGCTAAGGGAATTCGGCAAATTAGCTCCGTAACTTCGGGAGAAGGAGTGCCTGCTGTGAAGACAGCAGGTCGCAGTGACAAGAGAGCTCTAACTGTCTAATATCAACATAGGAGATCGCAAACCCGTAAGGGCTAGTACGATCTCTGAATCCTGCTCAGTGCAGGTACCTGAAACCCCGGTTCAACGGGACGAAGGGCCTGTAAACAGCGGGGGTAACTATGACCCTCTTAAGGTAGCGTAGTACCTTGTCGCTTAATTGGCGACTCGCATGAATGGATCAATGAGAGCTCTACTGTCCCTAGCCAGAGTCCGGTGAAGCTTACTTTCTAGTGCACAGTCTAGAGACCTCTAGGGGGAAGTGAAGACCCCGTGGAGCTTTACTGCAGCCTGTCGTTGGGTTGTGATTTTGGATGTACAGTGTAGGTAGGAGACGTCGAAGTCGGTGCGCCAGCATCGATGGAGTCGCAATTGGGACACTACCCTTCCAGAATTACGACCCTCACTCCGAGAGGAGGACCCCGATAGGTGGGCAGTTTGCCTGGGGCGGGACGCCCTTGAAAAGATATCAAGGGCGCACAATGGTTGACTCAAGTGGGTCGGAAACCCACTGAAGAGTGCAAGAGCATAAGTCAGCCTGACGTTATTCAGCACAGTAGTGGATGACGAGACGAAAGTCGGTTCTAGCGAACTTTTGAGCTCGCTTGGTGCGAGCCAAAAATGACAGAAAAGTTACCCCGGGGATAATTGAGTTGTTGCCGGCAAGAGCACATATCGACCCGGCAGCTTGCTACTTCGATGTCGGTTCTTTCCATCCTGGCCGTGCAGCAGCGGCCAAGGGTGAGGTTGTTCGCCTATTAAAGGAGATCGTGAGCTGGGTTTAGACCGTCGTGAGACAGGTCGGTTACTATCTACTAGAGGTGTCTGTGGTCTGAGGGTAAGCTACTTTTAGTACGAGAGGAACAGAGTAGCGGCGCCACTGGTGTATCAGTTGTCCGACAGGGCATCGCTGAGCAGCTACGCGCTAAGGAATAAGAGCTGAATGCATCTAAGCTCGAAATCTGACTTGAAAAGAGACCACGTTAAGGATTCCGGTACAAGACCGGTTTGATAGGGTCGGGATGTAAGCACCAAGGCAACGAGGTGTTGAGTCTGCGGCTACTAACTATCCGTGCCTGTTCGTCTTGCTTTGTCCAGGCGAAATCTGATATGTGCATGCTTTTATACACTATCTTGAGGTAAGCTATATATATGATGGATTCATCCATAAATCGCTCACTGCCAAGGTGGCGGAGCGGCTACGCAATCGCCTGCAGAGCGATTCCATTCCGGTTCGAATCCGGACCTTGGCTTTACCTTTATCAATTCATTATGAGTGAGTCTGGCGGCCATAGCGGCAGGGTAATTCCTGTACCCTTCCCGAACACAGAAGATAAGCCTGCCAGCGTTCCATACTGTACTTAAGTACGAGAGTCTTTGGGAAATATGGATCGCTGCCAGCTCATTCATTATACTAACTATTACCTTTTTTAACTGAATTATTATCTGATAGCATCAGCTATAGGGTTTTTCTAAATGAAAATGTTTTTGAGTCTAAATATGCATGCGTCCTAATCGCATCACAGAATTTATCACAAACCACTGCTAGAAAATAAAAAAAGATATTACTCTTCTATTTTCCTGCCCATAGACTCGTTAACAGCCTTAATTTGATCAGCTGTTGTAACAATGATTACCTCATCTTTTTCCCGCAATTTCGGATCTTTCCCAGCGAGGATGAAATCGCTTTTACGATAAAGTCCTATGAATGCGCTATCCTCTGGCAGTGATATCTCAGATAGTTTCTTATCGATCACATCATCGGTAGCCATAACTCCCATGAAACGGACGTTTGAGCGCACCAGATTACTCAATTCTATTGTGTTTATTCCTCTGAGTACATCTGCTATGTATCTGGACGAGATACTTGAAGGGTTGATCATATAGTAGAAACCAAGCTTGTTAGCAATATCCATGAACTGTTTGTCGTCGATCTTGAGTATGATCTTCCCGACTTTTGCATCCCTTGCAATCAAACCAATAAGGATATTATTCTGGTCATTGCTCGTACAGGCAACAATAGCATCCGCATTTGAAATGTCCGCTTTTTCCAGAATATCAGGTCTTGTACCCTCTGCATTGATAATCGTACAATCCAGAGTCTCAGCAAGCTCTTTGGCTATTGATTCTTCTTTTTCGATGAGTATGACTTCCTTTCCCAGTTCTATCATATTCTTAGTCAGATGTATCCCCAGAGAACCCGCACCTATAACAATGACTCTCATATTTTTACCATCCTCTTATTATTTCTCTTTCTTTTAATCCATGTACTTGGCATAAAAAGCAGAATCAACGGAATTATCTCTATCCTTCCAAACAACATGTCTATTATCAGCACAGCTTTCAGCACAAAAGGCATTGCAGCACCAGTTGCCCCGGCAGAAAGTCCTACAGTACTTAAGGCGCTGGATGTCTCGAATACTGAACTGGTAGCGTCCACTCCATAAAGCATGAAAATAAATGCTGAAGCTATAAGTATCACTGTATAAAGCAGCATAAATGTAACCAGATTGTATATCTCCTTGCTTTCTATAACATGTTCCTCTATTTTCATGGGAGTTATAGTCTCTCTTGGGAGGAATAACCTGATAAGCACGTTATGAACTACTTTAAAGAGCAAAAGAATTCTGAAAACCTTTATTCCACCTGCAGTTGATCCCATATTCCCACCGACCCACATCATGAATATTAGTACTGCTTTTGATGCTTCAGATAGTATGGACAGGTCGAACGTAGAAAATCCTGCCGTAGTTGCTGCAGAGATTATCTGGAAGAAATTGTCTTTGATGGAATTATATTCAAAGTCTTCTCTTGAAAGTGTAAATGCAAACACCAGTGACCCAAGAAATAGAAGTGCCAGAAAATATCTTAGTTCTTTATTATGGATAAATTTCTCTGGCTTTTTCAGCAGGTAAGGATAAAGCACGAAGCTTACTGCTCCCAGAAGACACGATATGCTGATAGCAGCAGGTATAAGATTTCCCTGATATGCACCAATGCTTGCAGCCTGAGTTGAAAAACCTCCGGTTGAAACACAACAGAAAGCATGGCATATAGAATCAAAAAGTGACATCCCGCTTAACACCAACAGTACTATAGATATCAGTGTAATCAAAATGTATACCTTGCCAAGCGCACGGGTTGTGGATATCACAGTTGGTTTTATTTTCATATCTCCGTAGTTGGCTTTGTATATCCTGTATGCCGTAGTCCCGGGACTGATAAGAACCGAAAGGACCACAAGGATTATTCCTATTCCTCCTACCCATTGTCCCCATGAACGTGCAAAAAGGAAAACTGGTCCTACATCAGCAGGAGCAACACTGAGTCCGGTTGTTGTAACTGCCGAGACACTTTCAAAGTAAGCATCAAACAGCGGCATACCTGTTGACAATGACATGGGTATGGCGCTTAACAGTGCTGATATTGGGAATACAAGAGCAACAATAATGAGTGCTTCCTTTGTTTCAAGCTCGTAGTCCGGCAGAGTCCGGTAGATTAAAGAACCCAAAATAAAAACTGCCATTGCAGTAATCCCATAATAACCGGCAGCCTGATAATTATGAAATATGACTGCTGCCATCATTGGAACGATAAGTACGAATGTAAAAGCCAGAAGATAATATCCTATGTACTTAGCTACAGCCTTGATATCAACGGGTGTGTGCAGTTCGTACATATTATATAATGATGCCTGAATCATTATAAATGATATAGTAATTTTCTGGATTGTCTGAGTTATTTTCCATTATGCTTTACGACAATTGCCTCAGAGGAAGCTTAAATATATCTTAACCTCATCTACAGGCTCATGTCACAATTCGATATAACA is a genomic window containing:
- a CDS encoding TrkA family potassium uptake protein, producing MRVIVIGAGSLGIHLTKNMIELGKEVILIEKEESIAKELAETLDCTIINAEGTRPDILEKADISNADAIVACTSNDQNNILIGLIARDAKVGKIILKIDDKQFMDIANKLGFYYMINPSSISSRYIADVLRGINTIELSNLVRSNVRFMGVMATDDVIDKKLSEISLPEDSAFIGLYRKSDFILAGKDPKLREKDEVIIVTTADQIKAVNESMGRKIEE
- a CDS encoding TrkH family potassium uptake protein produces the protein MYELHTPVDIKAVAKYIGYYLLAFTFVLIVPMMAAVIFHNYQAAGYYGITAMAVFILGSLIYRTLPDYELETKEALIIVALVFPISALLSAIPMSLSTGMPLFDAYFESVSAVTTTGLSVAPADVGPVFLFARSWGQWVGGIGIILVVLSVLISPGTTAYRIYKANYGDMKIKPTVISTTRALGKVYILITLISIVLLVLSGMSLFDSICHAFCCVSTGGFSTQAASIGAYQGNLIPAAISISCLLGAVSFVLYPYLLKKPEKFIHNKELRYFLALLFLGSLVFAFTLSREDFEYNSIKDNFFQIISAATTAGFSTFDLSILSEASKAVLIFMMWVGGNMGSTAGGIKVFRILLLFKVVHNVLIRLFLPRETITPMKIEEHVIESKEIYNLVTFMLLYTVILIASAFIFMLYGVDATSSVFETSSALSTVGLSAGATGAAMPFVLKAVLIIDMLFGRIEIIPLILLFMPSTWIKRKRNNKRMVKI